Proteins encoded by one window of Metamycoplasma subdolum:
- a CDS encoding ATP-binding cassette domain-containing protein yields the protein MQIKVNNITKEYDKHLPSYIKVLDQVNLEISEGEAISIIGPTGSGKTTLIEHLNALLIPNSGIINFIDVPLQVKQKKPKKPKLNKNATSEEKAQYEKELNEYPEKLKTWKSLKRKERVEIIKTDINIAKTIRKIKNIKALRKQVGVVFQFAEYQLFESNIEKDIIFGPISMGVNKQKAKELAQKYLNLVGLPDEYLKRSPFDLSGGQKRRVALAGILAMEPKFLVLDEPTAGLDPQGVEEMLQLFYNLYLNGKTIIIVTHDLDNALRWTKRCIFVKEGKIIKDDNTYLVLNDDEFLEENNLIPTKLLSFVNKLKAKGIDVGKVTSIDELADKLNKILNKKG from the coding sequence ATGCAAATTAAAGTAAATAATATAACTAAAGAATACGATAAACACCTTCCAAGTTACATCAAAGTTTTAGATCAAGTTAACTTAGAAATTAGTGAAGGTGAAGCAATTTCAATAATTGGACCAACTGGCAGTGGAAAGACAACTTTGATTGAACATTTAAATGCACTTTTAATTCCAAATAGTGGAATTATTAATTTTATTGATGTTCCTTTGCAAGTTAAACAAAAAAAACCAAAAAAACCTAAATTAAATAAGAATGCAACTAGTGAAGAAAAAGCTCAATATGAAAAAGAATTAAATGAATATCCCGAGAAATTAAAAACTTGAAAAAGTTTGAAAAGAAAAGAACGTGTTGAGATAATAAAAACTGATATTAATATTGCAAAAACTATTAGAAAAATAAAAAATATCAAAGCTTTAAGAAAACAAGTTGGAGTAGTTTTTCAATTCGCGGAATATCAACTATTTGAATCAAATATTGAAAAAGATATCATTTTTGGACCAATTTCTATGGGAGTAAATAAGCAAAAAGCCAAAGAACTTGCTCAAAAATATTTAAATTTAGTTGGGCTTCCTGATGAATATTTAAAAAGAAGTCCTTTTGATCTTTCAGGCGGTCAAAAAAGAAGAGTTGCACTTGCCGGAATTTTAGCAATGGAACCTAAATTTTTAGTTTTGGATGAACCAACTGCTGGACTTGATCCTCAAGGCGTTGAGGAAATGCTTCAACTTTTTTACAACCTTTATTTAAACGGAAAAACTATAATTATAGTTACTCACGATTTAGATAATGCTTTACGTTGAACAAAACGTTGCATTTTTGTTAAAGAAGGCAAGATTATTAAGGATGATAACACTTATTTAGTGTTAAATGATGATGAATTTTTAGAAGAAAACAATTTAATCCCAACAAAACTTTTATCATTTGTAAATAAACTAAAAGCGAAAGGAATTGATGTTGGAAAAGTCACCAGTATTGATGAACTTGCTGATAAACTTAATAAAATATTAAATAAGAAAGGATAA
- a CDS encoding energy-coupling factor transporter transmembrane component T family protein, producing the protein MNTKAIIGKYLPLDTVIHKLDPRLKFLANILFIVLFFIAEHFITLIILISFIMITYVIATKSIRSVFKKILTPLYIALFILFVNMLTIKGAAGPEGTAYIPLAGETNIDGYVFYRGQTIVNDIYWAPFGIDKPFQLTKFTLLRTASIFVRIYAVILTTTTLTVTTKPVLLTKAINDLLLPFKLIRIPTEIITMIISISLRFIPTLLDEANRIMKAQSSRGVDFKHGKIKDKFKSFIVLIVPLFVSSFNKANDLSDAMISRGYQPYAKRSHYRQLVPKWYDLLALLLIMGLTALVIVTKIDSVNLPWWWLKTFQRV; encoded by the coding sequence ATGAATACTAAAGCAATTATTGGTAAATATTTACCACTTGATACAGTTATTCATAAATTAGATCCAAGATTAAAATTCTTGGCTAATATTTTATTTATTGTTCTTTTCTTTATTGCAGAACACTTCATAACTTTGATAATTTTAATTTCATTTATTATGATAACTTATGTAATTGCTACTAAATCTATTCGTTCAGTTTTTAAAAAAATATTAACTCCACTTTATATTGCCCTCTTTATATTATTTGTTAATATGCTCACTATCAAAGGAGCGGCTGGGCCTGAAGGAACTGCATATATTCCTTTGGCTGGTGAAACAAATATTGATGGCTATGTTTTTTATCGTGGGCAAACTATTGTAAATGATATTTACTGAGCTCCATTTGGAATTGATAAACCATTTCAGCTAACTAAATTCACTCTTTTAAGAACAGCATCAATATTTGTTAGAATATATGCCGTTATTTTAACAACTACAACTTTAACTGTAACTACAAAGCCTGTTCTTTTAACTAAAGCAATAAATGATTTACTTTTGCCATTCAAATTAATAAGAATTCCTACTGAGATAATTACTATGATTATTTCAATATCATTAAGATTTATTCCAACTCTTTTAGATGAAGCTAACAGAATTATGAAAGCACAATCTAGCCGTGGAGTTGATTTTAAACATGGAAAAATCAAAGATAAATTTAAATCATTTATTGTTTTAATTGTTCCACTTTTCGTATCGTCTTTTAACAAAGCAAACGATCTTTCTGATGCTATGATAAGTCGTGGTTATCAACCTTATGCAAAAAGAAGCCATTATCGTCAACTTGTACCAAAATGATACGATCTTCTTGCACTTCTTTTAATTATGGGACTAACTGCTTTAGTAATAGTTACAAAAATTGACAGTGTAAATTTACCTTGATGATGATTAAAAACATTTCAAAGAGTATAA
- the ligA gene encoding NAD-dependent DNA ligase LigA: protein MNEKDLIRKRYFELRDKIVLWDNAYYNEDKPLVEDAIYDKAYNELKELEKQYASYFSLDELASSPTQKINAKASDLFTKVTHKTPMLSLNKAYTFDEINKFINNVKKVTTFYSFFVEPKIDGLSISLTYENGKLIRAVTRGDGKVGEDVTNNVFQIKDIPKRINYSKSLEVRGEVYLSIPDFENLNLTFIKEGKSKFANPRNAAAGTLRQLNSDIVKKRNLSSFIYYVVSPEEHEIKMMQDSFEFLKNLNFHVSDETKLCKNLDEIISYIENFKHRKTHLDYETDGIVIKLNELEFYEKLGFTATFPHSAIAFKYEPNTAVTIIEDIFITIGRTGVATYNAKLDPVEISGSTVSSATLNNYQYIQELNLSIGDLVYIKKAGEIIPCVIGLVNEKENKENFIKKITICPYCGKNLFDNETGLEQYCLNELCPEIQRRKLIHFASKDAMDLNGFGEKVIDLFHKNNLLNKITDFYNLPNKINEIRNINSEDFEENELIKNELSKLRQKKNKLEKIEKNSMELAKLREKISKLQSEIKRGKTFRDGLIKIYLKSLEESKTKSLDRLIFAFSIKLIGSKVATFIASKVEKLENFLTFDFDSLIHFDEIGPKIVDSLKKWVSEKENQTIVNEFINLGLNFEYKSNKLSDKFDRKTFVITGTLSKPRSYFEKIIVQNGGKVSESVSKSTHYLIVGEDAGSKLMKAKALNIPIITEEEFEKLLNN from the coding sequence ATGAATGAAAAAGATTTAATTCGTAAACGTTATTTTGAACTAAGAGACAAAATTGTTTTATGAGATAACGCATATTATAATGAAGATAAACCTCTTGTCGAAGATGCAATTTATGACAAGGCATACAATGAATTAAAAGAACTAGAAAAACAATATGCTAGTTATTTTTCATTAGATGAGCTTGCTAGTTCACCTACACAAAAAATTAATGCAAAAGCAAGCGATCTTTTTACCAAAGTTACTCATAAAACTCCTATGCTTTCATTAAACAAAGCTTATACATTTGATGAAATAAATAAGTTTATTAACAACGTGAAAAAAGTTACTACTTTTTATTCATTTTTCGTAGAACCTAAAATTGATGGTCTTTCAATTTCATTAACCTATGAAAATGGAAAATTAATAAGAGCAGTTACACGTGGCGATGGAAAAGTAGGTGAAGATGTAACGAATAATGTTTTTCAAATTAAAGATATTCCAAAACGAATAAATTATTCAAAATCACTTGAAGTAAGAGGCGAAGTTTATCTTTCAATACCAGACTTTGAAAATTTGAATTTAACCTTTATAAAAGAAGGAAAATCGAAATTTGCTAATCCAAGAAATGCTGCTGCCGGAACGTTAAGACAACTAAATAGTGACATTGTCAAAAAAAGAAATTTATCTAGTTTTATTTACTATGTAGTTTCACCAGAAGAGCATGAAATTAAAATGATGCAAGATTCATTTGAGTTTCTTAAAAATCTTAATTTTCATGTTTCAGATGAAACAAAACTTTGCAAAAATCTCGATGAAATAATTAGCTATATTGAAAATTTCAAACATCGTAAAACTCACTTAGATTATGAAACTGATGGAATTGTTATTAAATTAAATGAACTAGAATTTTATGAAAAATTAGGTTTTACTGCAACATTTCCTCACTCAGCAATCGCTTTTAAATATGAACCAAATACCGCGGTTACAATTATTGAAGATATTTTCATCACAATTGGAAGGACAGGCGTTGCAACTTATAACGCAAAATTAGATCCTGTTGAGATTTCTGGTTCAACTGTTTCTTCAGCAACTTTAAATAATTATCAGTACATTCAAGAATTAAACTTATCTATTGGCGATTTAGTTTATATTAAAAAGGCTGGAGAAATAATTCCTTGCGTTATTGGGCTTGTAAATGAAAAGGAAAACAAAGAAAATTTCATTAAGAAAATTACTATTTGTCCTTATTGCGGCAAGAATTTATTTGATAATGAAACAGGACTTGAACAGTATTGCTTGAACGAACTTTGCCCTGAAATTCAAAGAAGAAAATTAATTCATTTTGCCTCAAAAGATGCGATGGACCTTAATGGTTTCGGAGAAAAAGTTATTGATCTATTCCACAAAAATAATCTTCTAAATAAAATAACTGATTTTTATAATCTGCCAAATAAAATTAATGAAATAAGAAATATCAATAGTGAAGATTTTGAAGAAAATGAACTAATCAAAAATGAACTTTCAAAATTAAGGCAAAAGAAAAATAAACTTGAAAAAATTGAAAAAAACTCAATGGAACTTGCAAAATTAAGAGAAAAAATTTCAAAACTTCAAAGTGAAATTAAAAGAGGAAAAACTTTTCGTGATGGGCTTATAAAAATTTATTTAAAAAGTCTTGAAGAAAGTAAAACTAAAAGTTTGGATCGTTTAATTTTTGCCTTTTCAATCAAACTCATTGGTTCAAAAGTCGCAACCTTCATTGCCTCAAAAGTAGAAAAACTAGAGAATTTCTTAACTTTTGATTTTGATTCATTAATTCATTTTGATGAAATTGGACCTAAAATTGTTGATTCACTTAAAAAATGAGTAAGCGAAAAAGAAAATCAAACGATAGTTAATGAATTTATTAATTTAGGTTTAAATTTTGAATATAAATCAAATAAACTTTCAGATAAATTTGACCGTAAAACATTTGTTATCACTGGAACTTTATCAAAGCCAAGATCTTATTTTGAAAAAATAATTGTCCAAAATGGTGGCAAAGTTTCTGAATCAGTTTCTAAATCTACTCATTATTTAATAGTTGGCGAAGATGCTGGCTCAAAACTTATGAAAGCAAAAGCTTTGAATATTCCTATTATTACTGAGGAAGAGTTTGAAAAGCTTTTGAATAATTAG
- a CDS encoding MAG0480 family ComEC-like protein — protein MKNNIKGNLRNWWSRIKDNFKAWTKDYFLVNLLFALLSAISLFLAFVTTLKVLFSLIFSLFLFINFWNWKWWISFSILCLIFVLSYWINQVYLNKMVGPIDGVFPIFKNSKKDLIIMINGYKVLIKVMLEEEKYYLKIAGNISIINFPNYYQTSQQIFLEILDAKIEHFAPYETPIENFIYRYDNNAGHYISLLVFNKQNFNNKLIYKKLINLNIVHLFAISGFHFGLLFFAGNKIIKKVKFARNVSEPIILLILFLYLIVLNFPISASRAFLLLVLWWINEKFFNKKFTKITLLVFIVIFFIMINPWTIFSFSFIYSVTLTFIILIVYDLTRKFKSEFLRILLVLLSAYISSFFISLAINKTFSVLGFFYQLIFTPIISFSYIFSILFIWSKYLTYVYFLILDKFITICSNANIKVAVPEKLYLLPIIINTLFFISINIKKIGEVNKTTLPNYSKAFQTLPQ, from the coding sequence ATGAAAAATAACATTAAAGGAAATCTCAGAAATTGATGGAGTAGGATCAAAGACAATTTCAAAGCTTGAACAAAAGATTATTTTTTAGTTAATTTGCTTTTTGCTTTATTAAGTGCTATCTCCTTATTTTTAGCATTTGTAACAACTTTAAAAGTTTTATTTTCTTTAATTTTTTCTCTGTTTCTATTTATTAATTTTTGAAACTGAAAATGATGAATTTCTTTTTCAATTTTATGTCTAATTTTTGTATTAAGTTATTGAATTAATCAAGTATATTTGAATAAAATGGTTGGGCCAATAGACGGAGTTTTCCCAATATTCAAAAATTCAAAAAAAGACTTGATTATAATGATAAATGGATATAAAGTACTGATTAAAGTTATGCTTGAAGAGGAAAAATATTACTTAAAAATTGCTGGTAATATATCCATCATTAATTTTCCTAATTATTACCAAACTTCTCAACAAATTTTTCTTGAAATTTTAGATGCTAAAATTGAACATTTTGCACCATATGAAACACCAATTGAAAACTTTATATATCGTTATGATAATAATGCTGGGCATTATATTTCTTTGCTTGTTTTCAATAAACAAAACTTTAACAACAAATTGATTTATAAAAAACTAATAAATTTAAATATTGTTCACCTTTTTGCAATAAGTGGTTTTCATTTTGGATTATTGTTTTTCGCAGGCAATAAAATTATTAAAAAAGTTAAGTTTGCAAGGAATGTTAGCGAACCAATCATCTTGTTAATTTTATTTCTCTATTTGATTGTTTTAAATTTTCCGATTTCTGCTTCTCGTGCATTTTTATTATTAGTACTCTGGTGAATTAATGAAAAATTCTTCAATAAGAAATTTACTAAAATTACTTTGTTAGTGTTTATAGTTATTTTCTTTATAATGATTAATCCTTGAACAATATTTTCATTTTCTTTTATTTATTCAGTTACCTTGACTTTTATAATCTTGATAGTTTATGATTTAACGAGGAAATTTAAAAGTGAATTTTTAAGAATATTATTGGTTTTATTATCTGCTTACATTTCTTCATTTTTTATAAGTTTAGCTATTAATAAAACATTTAGTGTGCTTGGATTTTTTTATCAATTAATTTTTACGCCAATAATTTCTTTTAGTTATATTTTTTCAATTCTATTTATTTGATCAAAATATTTAACTTATGTATACTTTTTAATTCTTGATAAATTTATAACTATTTGTAGCAACGCTAATATTAAAGTGGCCGTTCCCGAAAAACTTTATCTTTTGCCAATTATAATCAACACGCTATTTTTCATAAGCATTAATATTAAAAAAATAGGCGAAGTTAACAAAACAACTTTGCCTAATTATTCAAAAGCTTTTCAAACTCTTCCTCAGTAA
- a CDS encoding MAG0490 family ComEA-like DNA-binding protein codes for MKRKKLFIGLSFAFSSLIILGSYLISMKVKKVGEKGNEEKQKEFKEFTVKIEGAVKKPGEYLVKKGESVIEKINQSMPRKDADLSKFHDFEKFEKSKYIYVPYKENVKIQIRNISSFNDLVQIGIRKNIAQKIFEKIKSKKWKITLKEISEIDGVGSKTISKLEQKIIF; via the coding sequence ATGAAAAGAAAAAAATTATTTATTGGATTGTCATTTGCTTTTAGTTCACTCATAATTTTAGGTTCATATTTGATTAGTATGAAGGTTAAAAAAGTAGGTGAAAAAGGCAATGAAGAAAAGCAAAAAGAATTTAAAGAATTTACTGTGAAAATTGAAGGGGCAGTCAAAAAGCCTGGCGAGTATTTGGTTAAGAAAGGTGAAAGTGTCATTGAAAAAATCAACCAAAGTATGCCACGCAAAGATGCTGATTTGTCAAAGTTTCATGACTTTGAAAAATTTGAAAAAAGCAAATATATTTATGTTCCTTATAAAGAAAATGTCAAAATTCAAATTAGAAATATTTCGTCTTTTAATGATTTGGTCCAAATTGGAATTAGGAAAAATATTGCTCAAAAGATTTTTGAGAAAATTAAAAGTAAAAAATGAAAAATAACATTAAAGGAAATCTCAGAAATTGATGGAGTAGGATCAAAGACAATTTCAAAGCTTGAACAAAAGATTATTTTTTAG
- a CDS encoding DUF4143 domain-containing protein, which produces MTKNTIASYLNIFEESFLIEKASRYDIKGKKYINSPNKYYFTDLGLRNVRLNFRQIEENHLMENIIYNELRSRGYLVDIGSVSINEKNSSQTYVKKQVEVDFVVNSGSNRYYIQSAYHLPTNEKENQELRPLLNISDSFKKIVIVRDNIAFKRDQNGIITMSLKEFLLNPNSLDL; this is translated from the coding sequence TTGACTAAAAATACAATCGCTTCATATTTAAATATTTTTGAAGAATCATTTTTAATAGAAAAAGCTTCAAGATATGACATAAAAGGGAAAAAATATATTAATAGTCCTAACAAATATTATTTTACTGATTTAGGGCTTAGAAATGTCAGACTAAACTTTCGGCAAATTGAAGAAAATCACTTAATGGAAAATATTATTTATAACGAACTAAGAAGTCGTGGATATTTAGTAGATATTGGTTCTGTTTCTATTAATGAAAAAAATTCAAGTCAAACTTATGTAAAAAAGCAGGTTGAGGTTGACTTTGTAGTAAATAGCGGAAGTAATAGATATTACATTCAATCAGCATACCATTTGCCAACAAATGAAAAGGAAAATCAAGAGTTAAGACCATTATTAAATATTTCTGATTCATTTAAGAAAATTGTAATTGTTAGGGATAATATAGCTTTTAAAAGAGATCAAAATGGAATAATAACAATGAGTTTAAAAGAATTTTTATTAAATCCTAATTCATTAGACCTATAA
- a CDS encoding YebC/PmpR family DNA-binding transcriptional regulator has translation MSGHSKWATTKHHKAAQDAKRSQIFQKISKEIIVAATLGGPDPDSNPSLKLAIAKAKSKSMPKANIEKAIAKVAGGSKEAANFQSYLYSGTGFGGVTFVVECLCDNFNRLSSNIKHYFNKANATLGKQGVLPYVFEQKGIIEVDNSTINEEDIMFFSLDNGASDFKNEDEVYTIITEPSSFQQLKNALDKEFKIENYNTAEVTYLPTSEIEVNKEKMEQIEKFVDLLEDDEDIQEVFHNAYCEEE, from the coding sequence ATGCCAAAAGAAGTCAAATTTTTCAAAAAATTTCTAAAGAAATTATTGTAGCAGCAACTTTAGGCGGACCTGACCCCGACAGTAATCCTAGTTTAAAACTTGCTATTGCAAAAGCTAAATCAAAATCAATGCCAAAAGCAAATATTGAAAAAGCTATTGCTAAAGTTGCTGGCGGTTCTAAAGAAGCAGCTAATTTCCAATCATATCTTTATTCAGGAACTGGATTTGGTGGCGTTACTTTTGTAGTTGAGTGCTTATGTGACAATTTCAATCGCCTTTCATCAAATATCAAGCATTATTTTAATAAAGCGAATGCAACTCTTGGAAAACAAGGAGTTTTACCTTATGTTTTTGAACAAAAAGGGATTATTGAAGTTGATAACTCTACGATTAATGAAGAAGATATCATGTTTTTCAGTTTAGATAACGGTGCCAGCGATTTTAAAAATGAAGATGAAGTTTATACCATCATTACTGAACCAAGTTCATTTCAACAATTAAAAAATGCACTTGATAAAGAATTCAAAATCGAAAATTATAATACTGCTGAAGTTACATATTTACCTACAAGCGAAATTGAAGTTAATAAAGAAAAAATGGAACAAATTGAAAAATTCGTTGATCTTTTGGAAGATGATGAAGATATTCAAGAAGTATTTCACAATGCATATTGTGAAGAAGAATAG